A genomic region of Streptomyces sp. R33 contains the following coding sequences:
- a CDS encoding PIG-L deacetylase family protein, translating into MTEQLDQPAPLEPMPTDWQRALAVVAHPDDLEYGGAAAIADWTDGGREVVYLLATRGEAGIDTIPPEECAPLREAEQRASAAVVGVSTVEFLDYRDGIVEYGLDLRRDIAAAIRRHRPELLITLNHRDTWGGQGGGGYWNTPDHKAVGRATLDAAADAGNRWIFPELLSEQGLEPWNGVRWVAVAGSSTPTHAADAGPGLERSIKSLMEHKAYIEVLTDQDPEEYCRNFLTGFAQQASVRFGGRPAVTFEVFSR; encoded by the coding sequence ATGACCGAACAACTGGATCAGCCCGCGCCCCTGGAGCCCATGCCCACCGACTGGCAGCGCGCCCTCGCGGTGGTCGCCCACCCCGACGATCTGGAGTACGGCGGCGCCGCGGCGATCGCCGACTGGACGGACGGCGGCCGCGAGGTCGTCTACCTCCTGGCCACGCGCGGCGAGGCCGGCATCGACACGATCCCGCCCGAGGAGTGCGCCCCTCTGCGCGAGGCCGAGCAGCGCGCGAGCGCCGCCGTCGTCGGGGTCTCCACCGTGGAGTTCCTCGACTACCGCGACGGCATCGTCGAGTACGGCCTCGACCTGCGCCGGGACATCGCGGCCGCCATCCGCCGGCACCGCCCCGAACTGCTCATCACCCTCAACCACCGCGACACCTGGGGCGGCCAGGGCGGCGGGGGCTACTGGAACACCCCCGACCACAAGGCCGTCGGCCGGGCCACCCTGGACGCCGCCGCCGACGCCGGCAACCGGTGGATCTTCCCCGAGCTCCTCTCCGAGCAGGGGCTGGAGCCCTGGAACGGGGTGCGCTGGGTCGCGGTCGCCGGGTCCTCGACGCCGACACACGCGGCGGACGCGGGGCCCGGCCTGGAACGCTCGATCAAGTCGCTGATGGAGCACAAGGCGTACATCGAGGTGCTCACCGACCAGGACCCGGAGGAGTACTGCCGGAACTTCCTCACCGGCTTCGCCCAGCAGGCGTCGGTGCGCTTCGGCGGCCGCCCGGCGGTGACGTTCGAGGTCTTCTCGCGCTGA
- a CDS encoding alpha/beta fold hydrolase encodes MTVDRSYRQPGVVLTDHRFTVPLDHTRPDGEHIELYAREAVATGKDPETLPWLLYLEGGPGFGARRFTGRQAWLERALTEYRVLLLDQRGTGRSTPVNRQTLPLRGTPAQQAEYLAHFRADSIVRDAEAIRPGLTGGAPWTVLGQSFGGFCTTHYLSTAPEGLTAALITGGLPSLTATADEVYEAAYPRIERKNLAHYARYPMDVERARRIAAHLVERPAELPGGYRLTATAFQSLGILLGTGDGSHQLHYLLEDAFVPTPSGPALSDAFLEVVRGLLSFAAHPLYALLHEPIYAQDPAAPTAWAAERVRAGRPGFDAEKALAGDGPLLFSGETIHPWHFTADPALAPLRETAELLAARTGWQPLYDPARLAANEVPVAAAVYHDDMYVDTAHSLQTARAIRGLRTWVTDEFEHDGVRAGGPRVLDRLLALVHDEV; translated from the coding sequence GTGACCGTCGACCGAAGCTACCGCCAGCCCGGTGTCGTCCTCACCGACCACCGCTTCACCGTCCCGCTCGACCACACCCGCCCGGACGGCGAGCACATCGAGCTGTACGCCCGCGAGGCCGTCGCCACCGGCAAGGACCCCGAGACCCTGCCCTGGCTGCTCTACCTGGAGGGCGGCCCCGGCTTCGGCGCCCGCCGCTTCACCGGCCGGCAGGCCTGGCTGGAACGGGCCCTCACCGAGTACCGCGTGCTCCTGCTCGACCAGCGAGGCACCGGCCGCTCCACCCCGGTCAACCGGCAGACCCTGCCCCTGCGCGGCACCCCCGCGCAGCAGGCGGAGTACCTCGCCCACTTCCGCGCCGATTCCATCGTGCGCGACGCCGAGGCCATCCGCCCCGGCCTGACCGGCGGTGCGCCCTGGACCGTACTCGGGCAGAGCTTCGGCGGCTTCTGCACCACCCACTACCTCTCCACCGCCCCCGAGGGCCTGACCGCCGCCCTGATCACCGGCGGCCTCCCGTCCCTGACCGCCACCGCCGACGAGGTGTACGAGGCCGCGTACCCCCGCATCGAGCGGAAGAACCTGGCCCACTACGCCCGCTACCCGATGGACGTCGAGCGCGCCCGGCGCATCGCCGCCCACCTCGTGGAGCGCCCGGCCGAACTCCCCGGCGGCTACCGCCTCACCGCCACGGCCTTCCAGTCCCTCGGCATCCTGCTCGGCACCGGCGACGGCAGCCACCAGCTGCACTACCTCCTCGAGGACGCCTTCGTCCCGACCCCGTCGGGCCCCGCCCTCTCCGACGCCTTCCTGGAAGTCGTCCGCGGACTGCTCTCCTTCGCCGCGCACCCCCTCTACGCCCTGCTCCACGAGCCGATCTACGCCCAGGACCCGGCCGCGCCCACCGCCTGGGCCGCCGAACGGGTCCGCGCCGGCCGGCCCGGCTTCGACGCCGAGAAGGCCCTCGCGGGGGACGGGCCCCTGCTCTTCAGCGGCGAGACCATCCACCCCTGGCACTTCACCGCCGACCCCGCCCTGGCCCCGCTGCGCGAGACCGCCGAGCTGCTGGCCGCCCGTACCGGATGGCAGCCCCTGTACGACCCGGCCCGACTGGCCGCCAACGAGGTGCCGGTGGCCGCCGCGGTCTACCACGACGACATGTACGTGGACACCGCGCACTCCCTGCAGACCGCGCGGGCCATCCGGGGCCTGCGCACCTGGGTGACGGACGAGTTCGAGCACGACGGCGTCCGCGCCGGCGGCCCCCGCGTCCTCGACCGCCTCCTGGCCCTCGTGCACGACGAGGTCTAG
- a CDS encoding helix-turn-helix domain-containing protein: MQVSQADRQARLEAGDFNLWSSSFPSGSRSAGGREGAPAAPSDALILHLPRTLVPLPEAKVNRLLARGLPAGTGVAAILARHLTSVVEEAEHLDEGDGNRLGALTSDLATAFLARHLDAADLLPPHTRQQVLLSRIDTFIEDNLADPELSPRTVAARHHISVRLLHRLFAAREESVSATIRRLRLERCSADLLDPRLVGTPVHAVGARWGFADAAAFSRTFRAAYGISPRDHRHGAPTARVGRTRPAGQTVGHRR, translated from the coding sequence ATGCAGGTGTCCCAGGCGGACCGGCAAGCACGGCTCGAGGCCGGGGACTTCAACCTGTGGAGCTCCTCCTTCCCCTCCGGGAGCCGGTCCGCCGGCGGCCGGGAGGGCGCTCCCGCCGCCCCCTCCGACGCCCTCATCCTGCACCTGCCGCGCACCCTCGTACCGCTGCCGGAGGCCAAGGTGAACCGGCTGCTCGCGCGCGGCCTGCCCGCCGGCACCGGTGTCGCGGCGATCCTCGCCCGCCACCTCACGTCCGTCGTCGAAGAGGCGGAGCACCTGGACGAGGGCGACGGCAACCGTCTCGGTGCCCTGACGTCGGACCTGGCCACGGCCTTCCTCGCACGGCACCTCGACGCCGCGGACCTGCTGCCGCCGCACACCCGCCAACAGGTGCTGCTCAGCCGCATCGACACCTTCATCGAGGACAACCTCGCCGATCCGGAACTCTCCCCGCGGACCGTCGCCGCCCGCCATCACATCTCCGTACGGCTCCTGCACCGGCTCTTCGCCGCGCGGGAGGAATCGGTGTCCGCGACGATCCGCAGACTCCGGCTGGAGCGCTGCTCGGCCGACCTCCTCGACCCCCGGCTCGTCGGCACGCCCGTGCACGCCGTGGGGGCGCGATGGGGTTTCGCCGACGCCGCGGCGTTCAGCCGCACCTTTCGCGCCGCCTACGGGATTTCGCCGCGGGACCACCGGCACGGCGCGCCCACGGCCCGTGTCGGCCGGACACGCCCGGCAGGGCAGACCGTCGGCCACCGCCGGTAA
- a CDS encoding S-(hydroxymethyl)mycothiol dehydrogenase codes for MTHRVRGVIARSKGAPVETTTILVPDPGPGEALVKVQACGVCHTDLHYREGGINDEFPFLLGHEAAGIVESVGPDVTSVAPGDFVILNWRAVCGTCRACKRGRPWYCFNTHNATQPMTLEDGTPLSPALGIGAFAEKTLVAAGQCTKVDPAAAPAAAGLLGCGVMAGLGAALNTGNVGRGDSVAVIGCGGVGNAAVAGARLAGAARIIAVDLDDRKLEWARGLGATHTVNGRTEDVVKAIQGLTGGNGADVVIDAVGRPETYQQAFYARDLAGTVVLVGVPTPEMKLELPLLDVFGRGGALKSSWYGDCLPERDFPLLIDLYLQGRLDLDAFVSETIPLDGVEAAFARMERGEVLRSVVEF; via the coding sequence GTGACGCATCGCGTACGAGGGGTCATCGCCCGGAGCAAGGGCGCACCGGTGGAGACGACGACGATCCTCGTGCCCGACCCCGGGCCCGGCGAGGCCCTGGTCAAGGTGCAGGCCTGCGGGGTCTGCCACACCGACCTCCACTACCGCGAGGGCGGCATCAACGACGAGTTCCCCTTCCTGCTCGGCCACGAGGCCGCAGGGATCGTCGAATCCGTCGGCCCGGACGTCACCTCGGTCGCCCCCGGTGACTTCGTGATCCTCAACTGGCGTGCGGTCTGCGGCACCTGCCGCGCCTGCAAGCGCGGCCGCCCCTGGTACTGCTTCAACACGCACAACGCCACGCAGCCCATGACCCTCGAGGACGGCACCCCGCTCTCGCCGGCGCTCGGCATCGGCGCGTTCGCCGAGAAGACCCTGGTCGCGGCCGGCCAGTGCACCAAGGTCGACCCGGCCGCCGCGCCGGCCGCCGCCGGACTCCTCGGCTGCGGGGTGATGGCCGGCCTCGGCGCCGCCCTGAACACCGGAAACGTCGGACGGGGCGACTCGGTCGCCGTCATCGGCTGTGGGGGAGTGGGCAACGCAGCCGTCGCCGGCGCCCGCCTCGCCGGAGCCGCCCGGATCATCGCCGTCGACCTCGACGACCGGAAGCTGGAGTGGGCGCGGGGCCTCGGGGCCACCCACACCGTCAACGGCCGTACCGAGGACGTGGTCAAGGCCATCCAGGGGCTCACCGGCGGGAACGGCGCGGACGTGGTCATCGACGCCGTGGGCCGCCCCGAGACCTACCAGCAGGCCTTCTACGCCCGCGACCTGGCCGGGACCGTGGTCCTGGTCGGCGTGCCGACGCCGGAGATGAAGCTCGAACTCCCGCTCCTCGACGTCTTCGGCCGCGGCGGCGCCCTCAAGTCCTCCTGGTACGGGGACTGCCTGCCCGAGCGCGACTTCCCCCTCCTCATCGACCTCTACCTCCAGGGCCGCCTCGACCTTGACGCCTTCGTGTCCGAGACGATCCCGCTCGACGGCGTCGAAGCCGCCTTCGCCCGGATGGAGCGCGGCGAGGTCCTCCGCTCGGTGGTCGAGTTCTAG
- a CDS encoding LysR family transcriptional regulator: protein MLDVRRLRLLRELARRGTIAAVAEALAFSPSAVSQQLGVLEREAGLPLLERTGRRVRLTPAGQNLVRHAEAVLERLEQADAELAEARSGLAGALRIGAFPTAIRAIVPAALVALARRHPGLEPMVSETDPAAVAHALRAGDLDVALIHEYDFVPAQKEPGLATEPLYREAMYLAAPTGTTAEDAAPGDPRPDRIPRQGPDQGSVLRAHADAPWITATPGTLCHAMALRACQAAGFTPRIRHQVDEFPTVLALVAAGQGVAVVPQLGVMGPTDPAVCLTRLLMERRTKVAFRSGAATHPAVAAFGAALRAAVPPELATPTSAA from the coding sequence ATGCTCGACGTACGACGCCTGCGCCTGCTGCGCGAACTCGCCCGCCGCGGGACGATCGCCGCCGTGGCCGAGGCCCTGGCCTTCAGTCCTTCGGCGGTGTCCCAGCAACTCGGCGTCCTCGAGCGCGAGGCGGGCCTGCCGCTGCTCGAACGCACCGGCCGCCGGGTCCGGCTCACGCCCGCCGGGCAGAACCTGGTCCGGCACGCCGAGGCCGTGCTGGAACGGCTCGAACAGGCCGACGCCGAACTCGCCGAGGCGCGCAGCGGCCTGGCCGGCGCCCTGCGCATCGGGGCCTTCCCCACCGCCATCCGGGCCATCGTCCCGGCCGCCCTGGTCGCACTGGCCCGGCGCCATCCGGGGCTGGAGCCGATGGTGTCGGAGACCGACCCGGCCGCGGTCGCGCACGCGCTGCGCGCCGGGGACCTGGACGTGGCCCTGATCCACGAGTACGACTTCGTCCCCGCGCAGAAGGAGCCGGGGCTCGCCACCGAACCGCTGTACCGGGAGGCGATGTACCTGGCGGCCCCGACGGGAACGACGGCGGAGGACGCCGCCCCGGGCGACCCGCGCCCCGACCGGATCCCCCGTCAGGGCCCCGACCAGGGTTCCGTGCTGCGGGCCCACGCCGACGCACCCTGGATCACCGCCACCCCCGGCACCCTCTGCCACGCCATGGCCCTGCGGGCCTGCCAGGCCGCCGGCTTCACCCCGCGGATCCGCCACCAGGTCGACGAGTTCCCCACCGTGCTCGCCCTGGTCGCGGCCGGGCAGGGCGTCGCGGTGGTCCCGCAGCTCGGGGTCATGGGGCCCACCGACCCGGCCGTCTGCCTCACGCGTCTCCTGATGGAGCGCCGCACCAAGGTCGCCTTCCGCAGCGGCGCCGCCACCCACCCGGCCGTGGCCGCCTTCGGGGCGGCACTTCGCGCCGCCGTGCCACCGGAACTCGCCACTCCGACTTCCGCCGCGTGA
- a CDS encoding dihydrodipicolinate synthase family protein: MTHDLSLHGIHVSLVTPFTRAGDVAADALEALAHAVLDEGATGIVALGTTGEPAALDEAERDLVTDVCARVCRERGAMLTVGAGASGTRAAEATLARLARWPEVRAALVTVPSFVRPAAAGVLAHFARLAEVSPVPLVVYHIPYRTGQPLDVAALRALGELPGVAGMKYAGGGIGEEAVALLGRPPAGFSVLAGDDVYLSPLLALGATGGILASAHVATARYTELMAAWQAGDVPRARALGHGLARLSAALFAEPNPAVVKAVLHARGRIPTPDVRLPLLPAGEEAVAAALVQLAELTELTRL; this comes from the coding sequence ATGACACACGACCTCTCCCTCCACGGGATTCACGTATCGCTCGTCACCCCCTTCACCCGCGCCGGGGACGTCGCCGCCGACGCCCTGGAGGCACTCGCCCACGCGGTGCTCGACGAGGGCGCCACCGGGATCGTCGCCCTCGGCACCACCGGCGAGCCCGCCGCCCTCGACGAGGCGGAGCGCGACCTCGTCACCGACGTCTGCGCCCGGGTCTGCCGGGAGCGCGGCGCGATGCTGACCGTGGGCGCCGGGGCGAGCGGCACCCGGGCCGCCGAGGCGACGCTCGCCCGGCTGGCGAGGTGGCCCGAGGTGCGGGCGGCGCTGGTGACGGTGCCGTCGTTCGTGCGGCCCGCGGCGGCGGGGGTGCTGGCACATTTCGCGCGGCTGGCCGAGGTGAGCCCCGTACCGCTGGTCGTCTACCACATCCCGTACCGGACCGGGCAGCCGCTGGACGTGGCCGCGCTGCGGGCGCTCGGGGAGCTGCCCGGGGTGGCCGGGATGAAGTACGCGGGCGGCGGCATCGGCGAGGAGGCGGTGGCGCTGCTCGGCCGGCCGCCGGCCGGGTTCTCGGTGCTGGCGGGCGACGACGTGTACCTGTCTCCGCTGCTGGCGCTGGGCGCGACGGGCGGGATCCTGGCCTCGGCGCACGTGGCGACGGCCCGGTACACGGAGCTGATGGCGGCCTGGCAGGCCGGTGACGTGCCGCGGGCGCGCGCCCTGGGCCACGGCCTGGCCCGGCTGTCGGCGGCGCTCTTCGCCGAGCCCAATCCGGCGGTGGTCAAGGCGGTGCTCCACGCCCGGGGCCGGATCCCCACGCCCGACGTACGGCTCCCGCTGCTGCCGGCGGGCGAGGAGGCGGTGGCGGCGGCCCTGGTACAGCTGGCGGAGCTGACGGAGCTGACGCGGCTCTAG
- a CDS encoding transglycosylase SLT domain-containing protein, whose translation MPGLGKHRRPKQRPIARKLAFAGTGGAALALPLISATTAGAAVAQPASAPAATTRTLPAVKPAAEKAAAPLTYSVTVGDTLSKIAVEHSVNGGWQALYEANRNAIGGNPSIIRPGLKLSLGAAAKAAVAKATAAKATTAAAAKPATTYANNLDGWIRQSLDIMAQHGIPGSYNGIHRNVMRESSGNPLAINNWDSNAAAGIPSKGLLQVIDPTFRAYHVPGTSNDSYDPVANITAACNYAAARYGSIDNVNGPY comes from the coding sequence ATGCCCGGACTCGGAAAGCACCGTCGGCCGAAGCAGCGCCCGATCGCCCGCAAGCTGGCCTTCGCCGGCACCGGCGGCGCCGCCCTCGCCCTGCCGCTGATCAGCGCGACCACGGCCGGAGCGGCCGTGGCGCAGCCGGCTTCGGCGCCCGCCGCGACGACCCGGACGCTGCCCGCCGTCAAACCGGCGGCGGAAAAGGCAGCGGCTCCGCTGACCTATTCGGTGACCGTAGGCGACACGCTTTCGAAGATCGCCGTCGAGCATTCGGTGAACGGCGGCTGGCAGGCCCTCTACGAGGCCAACCGGAACGCCATCGGCGGCAACCCCTCGATCATTCGCCCCGGGCTCAAGCTGAGCCTCGGCGCGGCGGCGAAGGCAGCCGTCGCCAAGGCGACGGCTGCGAAGGCGACGACCGCAGCGGCGGCCAAGCCCGCCACCACGTACGCGAACAACCTCGACGGCTGGATCCGGCAGTCGCTGGACATCATGGCCCAGCACGGAATCCCCGGCAGCTACAACGGAATTCACCGCAACGTGATGCGGGAGTCCTCCGGCAACCCGCTGGCCATCAACAACTGGGACTCCAACGCCGCGGCCGGCATCCCCTCCAAGGGCCTGCTCCAGGTCATCGACCCGACCTTCCGGGCCTACCACGTGCCCGGCACGTCCAACGACTCGTACGACCCGGTCGCCAACATCACGGCCGCCTGCAACTACGCGGCCGCCCGCTACGGCTCGATCGACAACGTCAACGGCCCGTACTGA
- a CDS encoding response regulator, with translation MIKVLLAEDQGMMRGALALLLGLEEDIEVVAQVGAGDEIVPAAIATRPDVALLDIELPGLSGLNAAAELRTRCPDCRVLILTTFGRPGYLRRAMEAGAAGFLVKDGPVEELAAAVRRVLAGETVIDPSLAAAALSAGPNPLTAREVDVLNAAVDGATVADIAARVHLSESTVRNYLSSAIGKTGTRNRMEAVRAARRQGWL, from the coding sequence ATGATCAAGGTCCTGCTCGCGGAGGACCAGGGCATGATGCGCGGCGCGCTGGCGCTGCTGCTCGGCCTGGAGGAGGACATCGAGGTCGTGGCGCAGGTCGGCGCCGGGGACGAGATCGTGCCCGCCGCGATCGCGACGCGGCCGGACGTGGCCCTGCTCGACATCGAACTCCCGGGGCTCAGCGGACTCAACGCCGCCGCCGAGCTGCGCACGCGCTGCCCCGACTGCCGGGTGCTGATCCTGACCACCTTCGGACGCCCCGGCTATCTGCGCCGGGCGATGGAGGCGGGGGCCGCCGGGTTCCTGGTCAAGGACGGGCCGGTGGAGGAACTGGCCGCCGCGGTACGCCGGGTGCTCGCCGGGGAGACCGTGATCGACCCCTCGCTCGCGGCGGCCGCGCTCAGCGCCGGCCCCAATCCGCTGACCGCGCGCGAGGTCGACGTGCTGAACGCCGCGGTCGACGGGGCCACCGTGGCGGACATCGCGGCCCGGGTCCACCTGTCCGAGTCGACGGTACGGAACTACCTGTCCTCGGCCATCGGCAAGACCGGCACCCGCAACCGCATGGAGGCCGTCCGCGCGGCCCGCCGCCAGGGCTGGCTCTGA
- a CDS encoding sensor histidine kinase — translation MKLQDRRRNREARKADWAVRKAEWRAREKRRKASGEAPDHGCGPMAPSNAFALLPWLLLGMGAISNVIKGETPNPWIGALGLLLFNSLYVTLVFRAFDRRAREAAGTRWCLAALGAVTCALALGYGGNWLLFFPLWGLATGAVLRGRKLGPVMFVVTALAGAIAGLDEGWDTLGIAYGTLVSGMVTAAILALSETVKELRETRQELARAAVDQERLRFSRDLHDLLGHTLSVIVVKSEAARRIAPRDMDAALGQIADIESVGRQALTEIREAVTGYREASLAAELDRARDALTAAGIEPVVRQSGPPLPPQAAALLGWVVREAATNAIRHSGATTCEIEVRSSAERVGLVITDDGNGVGSTPPGSGLTGLAERLAAAGGTLVGGPVPGPRRGFRVTAELPVEPAGPEGVGSAERPERPERPGIRENEESR, via the coding sequence ATGAAACTGCAGGACAGGCGCAGGAACAGGGAGGCCCGGAAGGCGGACTGGGCGGTCCGCAAAGCCGAATGGCGAGCGCGGGAGAAGCGCCGCAAGGCGAGTGGCGAGGCCCCCGATCACGGCTGCGGCCCGATGGCCCCGTCCAACGCCTTCGCGCTGCTGCCCTGGCTGCTGCTCGGCATGGGAGCCATCTCCAACGTCATCAAGGGGGAGACCCCCAACCCCTGGATCGGCGCCCTCGGCCTGCTGCTCTTCAACTCCCTGTACGTCACCCTGGTGTTCCGCGCCTTCGACCGGCGGGCCCGGGAGGCGGCCGGTACCCGCTGGTGCCTGGCCGCCCTCGGCGCCGTCACCTGCGCCCTCGCCCTGGGGTACGGGGGCAACTGGCTGCTGTTCTTCCCGCTGTGGGGCCTGGCCACCGGCGCGGTGCTCCGGGGCCGCAAGCTCGGCCCGGTGATGTTCGTCGTCACCGCCCTCGCCGGGGCGATCGCGGGACTGGACGAGGGCTGGGACACCCTCGGCATCGCCTACGGGACGCTCGTGTCCGGCATGGTCACCGCGGCCATCCTCGCCCTGTCCGAGACGGTCAAGGAACTGCGCGAGACACGGCAGGAGCTGGCCCGGGCCGCCGTGGACCAGGAGCGGCTGCGCTTCTCCCGCGATCTGCACGACCTGCTCGGCCACACCCTCTCGGTGATCGTCGTGAAATCGGAGGCGGCCCGCCGGATCGCCCCCCGGGACATGGACGCGGCCCTCGGCCAGATCGCGGACATCGAGTCCGTCGGGCGCCAGGCGCTCACCGAGATCCGCGAGGCCGTCACCGGATACCGCGAGGCCAGCCTCGCGGCCGAACTCGACCGGGCCCGGGACGCGCTGACCGCCGCCGGGATCGAGCCCGTCGTACGGCAGTCCGGGCCCCCGCTGCCTCCGCAGGCGGCGGCCCTGCTGGGCTGGGTGGTCCGCGAGGCCGCCACCAACGCGATCCGGCACAGTGGCGCGACGACCTGCGAGATCGAGGTACGGAGCTCCGCGGAACGGGTCGGCCTGGTGATCACCGATGACGGGAACGGCGTAGGCTCGACCCCGCCGGGCAGCGGACTGACCGGCCTGGCCGAAAGGCTCGCAGCGGCGGGCGGCACCCTCGTCGGCGGCCCGGTCCCGGGCCCGCGTCGCGGCTTCCGGGTCACCGCCGAACTCCCGGTGGAGCCGGCCGGACCGGAGGGCGTGGGGAGCGCGGAGCGCCCGGAGCGCCCGGAGCGCCCGGGGATCCGGGAGAACGAGGAGAGTCGATGA
- a CDS encoding ABC transporter permease, with protein MTAYVRLEVRRTLRDTGFVVFGIGMPVLMYLLFTNLGTDGGAGEWKTASMVAMAAYGALGAALSTGNGVAEDKGIGWLRQLRVTPMTPRQVVAGRALTGSVIVLPALAAVLAAGAFVNGVRLEAWQWAAVTLVLWLGALPFTLLGIGNGYRLTAQTTGVVNVGCSLALSVVGGLWFPVELFPDWLSSLSGFTPTRRFAEIGQSLAAGAAPGPAAVAVLAVWALLFGSYAVLSYRRSARTV; from the coding sequence ATCACCGCCTACGTCCGCCTGGAAGTCCGCCGTACCCTGCGCGACACCGGCTTCGTCGTCTTCGGCATCGGCATGCCGGTGCTGATGTACCTGCTCTTCACCAACCTCGGCACCGACGGCGGCGCCGGCGAGTGGAAGACGGCCTCCATGGTGGCCATGGCCGCCTACGGGGCCCTGGGCGCGGCCCTGTCGACCGGGAACGGCGTCGCCGAGGACAAGGGCATCGGCTGGCTGCGCCAGCTGCGGGTCACCCCGATGACCCCACGCCAGGTGGTGGCCGGCCGGGCCCTGACCGGCTCGGTGATCGTGCTGCCGGCCCTCGCCGCCGTGCTCGCGGCCGGGGCGTTCGTCAACGGAGTCCGGCTCGAGGCCTGGCAGTGGGCCGCCGTCACCCTCGTCCTGTGGCTCGGTGCGCTCCCCTTCACCCTGCTCGGCATCGGCAACGGCTACCGGCTCACCGCCCAGACGACCGGTGTGGTCAACGTGGGGTGCAGCCTCGCGCTCTCCGTCGTCGGCGGACTCTGGTTCCCGGTCGAGCTGTTCCCGGACTGGCTGAGCTCCCTGTCCGGCTTCACCCCGACGCGCCGGTTCGCCGAGATCGGACAGTCCCTCGCCGCCGGGGCGGCCCCCGGCCCGGCCGCGGTCGCCGTGCTCGCCGTATGGGCCCTGCTGTTCGGCTCGTACGCGGTGCTCTCGTACCGTCGGTCCGCGAGGACGGTGTGA
- a CDS encoding ATP-binding cassette domain-containing protein, whose amino-acid sequence MTQTTPTPRPTRPTRTAKPPNAEPAIRFRHAAKSFGTVHAVAGIDLDVRRGETVALLGRNGAGKSTAISLLLGLNEPDAGSVRLFGQTPAQAVQGGRVGAMLQEGRAVPRITVRELIGFVARTYPAPLPVAEALELAGLTELAGRRIDRLSGGQAQRVRFAVALAGNPELIVLDEPTAALDVEARRAFWESMRSYARRGNTVLFSTHYLEEADAHADRIVVLDGGRIVADGTGEQLRRAAGRSLVCVDLAGRPTEGLGELPGVVSVEVRADRARLRTEDPDATVVALAALGAVRGIEVTAPSLDDAFLALTETHTHTPTHLHTAAAGSAR is encoded by the coding sequence ATGACGCAGACGACGCCCACCCCACGGCCGACGCGGCCGACACGGACCGCGAAGCCGCCGAACGCCGAGCCGGCGATCCGCTTCCGGCACGCCGCCAAGTCCTTCGGCACCGTCCACGCCGTGGCGGGCATCGACCTCGACGTCCGGCGCGGCGAGACGGTCGCCCTGCTCGGCCGCAACGGCGCCGGGAAGTCCACCGCCATCAGCCTGCTGCTCGGCCTGAACGAGCCCGACGCCGGCAGCGTCCGGCTCTTCGGACAGACCCCCGCGCAGGCGGTGCAGGGCGGCCGGGTGGGCGCGATGCTCCAGGAGGGGCGCGCCGTACCGCGGATCACCGTGCGCGAGCTCATCGGCTTCGTCGCGCGGACCTACCCGGCCCCCCTTCCCGTGGCCGAGGCCCTGGAGCTCGCCGGGCTCACGGAACTCGCCGGCCGGCGCATCGACCGGCTCTCCGGCGGCCAGGCCCAGCGCGTCCGCTTCGCCGTCGCCCTCGCCGGCAACCCGGAGCTGATCGTGCTCGACGAGCCGACCGCCGCCCTCGACGTGGAAGCGCGCCGCGCCTTCTGGGAGTCCATGCGCAGTTATGCCCGGCGCGGCAACACCGTCCTGTTCTCCACGCACTACCTGGAGGAGGCCGACGCCCACGCCGACCGGATCGTGGTCCTCGACGGCGGCCGGATCGTCGCCGACGGCACGGGCGAGCAGCTGCGCCGCGCCGCCGGCCGGTCACTGGTCTGCGTCGACCTGGCCGGACGCCCCACCGAGGGCCTCGGCGAACTGCCCGGGGTGGTCTCCGTAGAGGTACGGGCAGACCGTGCGCGGCTGCGTACGGAGGACCCGGACGCCACGGTCGTCGCCCTCGCCGCCCTCGGCGCAGTCCGCGGGATCGAGGTCACCGCGCCCTCGCTCGACGACGCCTTCCTCGCCCTCACCGAGACCCACACCCACACCCCCACGCACCTCCACACCGCTGCTGCCGGGAGCGCCCGATGA